The Erigeron canadensis isolate Cc75 chromosome 4, C_canadensis_v1, whole genome shotgun sequence genome window below encodes:
- the LOC122598251 gene encoding uncharacterized protein LOC122598251: MGGCASRPYKKSRSRKYIFCSGKWHRRVSSSAPVRPVAQHRDSDASIYQEETWFDSMSVLGSDSDDDYISVYGGNANDPCADNLMIHYENAPCFLDNKSDVTENEKFCIRKGYKDSKGSSVFDTNILESDLSCLKTVIVVSMNQKPSNGDEKSETCQSKRLLFRPRAGLIIPRSINDKLTPGCWSHVSPSVFKLRGENFFRDKQKEPAADYNPYVPIGIDLFVCPRKIDHIAQHVELPCVDMNKKVPSLLIVNIQLPTYPATLFLGDTDGEGISLVLYFKLSETFDKEVSPHFQESIQKLVMDEMEVVKSFAKETLVPYRERLKLLAGVVNPEDLQLCSAEKRLLNAYNDKPVLTRPQHAFYRGNNYFEIDLDIHRFSYISRKALDAFRERLKNGILDVGLTIQAQHHEELPEHVLCCIRLNKIDFSDHGLLPRILIPSID; the protein is encoded by the exons ATGGGTGGATGTGCTTCTAGGCCGTACAAGAAATCAAGATCACGAAAATATATCTTTTGTTCGGGGAAATGGCATAGAAGAGTTTCCTCTTCTGCGCCTGTTAGGCCGGTGGCACAACATAGAGATAGTGATG CATCCATCTATCAAGAAGAGACATGGTTCGACTCTATGAGTGTCTTAGGATCCGACTCTGATGACGACTATATCAGTGTATATGGAG GAAATGCAAATGATCCGTGTGCTGATAACCTTATGATTCATTATGAAAACGCACCTTGTTTCTTGGATAACAAATCTGATGTAACCGAAAATGAGAAGTTTTGCATCAGAAAAGGATATAAAGATTCAAAGGGGTCTTCGGTTTTTGATACCAATATTCTAGAAAGTGACCTTTCTTGCCTAAAAACAGTTATAGTCGTTTCTATGAACCAGAAACCTTCAAATGGAGATGAAAAGTCCGAAACTT GTCAGTCAAAAAGATTATTGTTTCGCCCCCGAGCAGGACTTATAATTCCTAGATCAATCAATGATAAACTGACTCCAGGATGTTGGTCGCATGTTTCACCTTCAGTTTTTAAGCTCAGGGGTGAAAATTTCTTCAG AGATAAGCAAAAGGAACCGGCTGCAGATTATAACCCGTATGTTCCTATTGGTATAGATTTGTTCGTGTGCCCCAGAAAGATCGATCATATTGCTCAGCACGTTGAGCTTCCATGTGTTGATATGAATAAGAAAGTACCTTCTTTATTGATTGTTAACATTCAG CTCCCAACGTATCCTGCTACATTATTTCTTGGTGACACGGATGGTGAAGGGATCAGTCTAGTTTTATATTTCAAGTTGTCTGAAACTTTCGATAAAGAGGTATCTCCACATTTCCAAGAAAGCATTCAG AAACTAGTCATGGATGAGATGGAAGTAGTGAAGAGTTTCGCAAAAGAAACTTTGGTCCCTTATCGAGAAAGACTCAAATTATTGGCCGGTGTGGTTAACCCTGAGGATCTTCAGTTGTGTTCCGCCGAAAAAAGGCTTCTAAATGCTTATAACGACAAGCCAGTGCTTACACGCCCTCAGCATGCTTTCTATCGG GGAAATAACTATTTTGAGATAGACCTTGATATACATCGATTCAGCTACATTTCACGAAAAGCACTTGATGCTTTTCGCGAACGATTGAAAAATGGGATACTCGATGTTGGTTTGACGATTCAG GCACAACATCATGAAGAACTACCCGAGCATGTTTTATGTTGTATTAGACTTAACAAGATTGACTTTTCTGATCATGGTCTACTACCTAGAATCTTAATCCCAAGCATTGATTAA
- the LOC122597407 gene encoding uncharacterized protein LOC122597407, with the protein MESPNVLKETLRILRYNSITFMAIGALLICPVSTIHLSNILIDQSLVERVTSQLLLIAKSSGLPINPFVKQCCHEFSEMVISGIVCFPLYITLLLISKAAVAYLVECTYSRKKFDSYKFYVIMKTVWRRVFSTYLLICMVIIGCITLLIMLLICVSNLLFVFGLTSNLIAYIAIAIGLVFSLFLAHTLIVCDISMVISILEDVSGPQALLRSSVLIRGQTQVGLIIFLGSTIGMALVKGLFEYRMKSLGYEEKGSRIWERPVLVVIYSFLVLIDFMMSTVFYFSCKSYSLEASNVECKPVLENVCSPVGSLDED; encoded by the coding sequence ATGGAATCTCCAAATGTCCTTAAGGAAACATTAAGAATATTGAGGTATAATTCTATTACATTCATGGCAATTGGTGCATTACTTATTTGCCCCGTTTCAACAATTCATTTATCGAATATATTAATCGATCAATCACTTGTTGAAAGGGTTACTTCACAACTTCTATTGATTGCCAAATCAAGTGGGCTTCCTATAAACCCCTTTGTGAAGCAGTGTTGCCATGAGTTTTCAGAAATGGTGATTTCGGGCATAGTTTGTTTCCCTTTGTACATCACTTTGTTATTGATTTCAAAAGCGGCTGTTGCCTATTTAGTTGAATGCACCTATTCACGAAAAAAGTTTGATTCATACAAGTTCTACGTGATCATGAAAACTGTTTGGAGACGCGTTTTCTCAACTTATTTGTTGATTTGTATGGTGATCATTGGTTGTATCACTTTATTAATAATGCTACTTATTTGTGTAAGCAATTTGTTATTCGTATTTGGGCTTACATCTAATTTAATTGCATACATTGCCATTGCAATCGGGTTGGTTTTCTCATTGTTCTTGGCACACACTCTTATTGTTTGTGATATTTCTATGGTGATATCTATATTGGAAGATGTATCCGGGCCTCAAGCATTGTTGAGGTCTAGTGTGCTTATTAGAGGTCAAACACAAGTTGGCTTGATCATATTTCTTGGATCAACAATTGGGATGGCACTTGTTAAGGGACTATTCGAGTATCGAATGAAAAGTTTAGGTTACGAAGAGAAGGGTTCAAGAATATGGGAACGACCCGTTTTGGTGGTCATATATAGCTTTCTAGTGCTTATTGATTTTATGATGAGTACGGTTTTTTACTTTAGTTGCAAGTCGTATAGTTTAGAAGCATCAAATGTTGAATGTAAACCAGTTTTAGAAAATGTGTGTAGTCCTGTTGGTTCTTTGGACGAGGATTGA